A window from Pseudomonas sp. MRSN 12121 encodes these proteins:
- a CDS encoding hydroxymethylglutaryl-CoA lyase — protein sequence MSLPSHVRLVEVGPRDGLQNEAQPISVADKVRLVDALSDAGLGYIEVGSFVSPKWVPQMAGSAEVFAQIQRKPGVTYGALAPNLRGFEDALAAGVKEVAVFAAASEAFSQRNINCSISESLERFVPIMEAAKRQGVTVRGYVSCVLGCPYEGAVAAEQVAVVARELYNMGCYEVSLGDTIGTGTAGATRRMFDVVGAQVPRDKLAGHFHDTYGQALANIYASLLEGITVFDSSVAGLGGCPYAKGASGNVASEDVLYLLDGLGIETGVDLERLILAGRQICSVLGRPSGSRVAKARYPE from the coding sequence ATGTCTCTTCCCTCCCATGTACGCCTGGTCGAAGTCGGTCCCCGCGACGGCCTGCAGAACGAAGCCCAGCCCATCAGCGTCGCCGACAAGGTGCGGCTGGTGGATGCCCTGAGTGACGCCGGGCTTGGCTATATAGAAGTCGGCAGTTTCGTCTCGCCCAAATGGGTGCCGCAGATGGCCGGATCGGCCGAGGTGTTCGCGCAAATCCAGCGCAAGCCGGGGGTGACCTACGGCGCCCTCGCCCCGAACCTGCGCGGGTTCGAGGATGCGCTGGCCGCCGGGGTCAAGGAAGTCGCGGTGTTCGCCGCCGCGTCCGAAGCCTTCTCCCAGCGCAACATCAATTGCTCCATCAGCGAAAGCCTGGAGCGTTTCGTGCCGATCATGGAGGCGGCGAAACGACAGGGCGTTACCGTGCGCGGCTACGTGTCTTGCGTGCTGGGTTGCCCCTACGAGGGCGCGGTAGCCGCGGAGCAGGTCGCCGTGGTGGCCCGCGAGCTGTACAACATGGGCTGCTACGAAGTGTCCCTGGGCGACACCATCGGCACCGGGACCGCGGGCGCCACCCGGCGGATGTTCGACGTGGTGGGCGCCCAAGTGCCGCGGGACAAGCTCGCCGGGCATTTCCACGACACCTACGGCCAGGCCCTGGCCAATATCTACGCCAGCCTGCTGGAAGGCATCACGGTGTTCGACAGCTCCGTCGCCGGGCTCGGCGGCTGCCCCTACGCCAAGGGCGCCAGCGGTAACGTCGCCAGCGAGGACGTGCTGTACCTGCTCGATGGCCTGGGGATCGAAACCGGTGTCGACCTGGAACGCCTGATCCTCGCCGGCCGGCAAATCTGCTCCGTATTGGGGCGCCCCAGCGGTTCGCGCGTCGCCAAGGCCCGTTACCCCGAATGA
- a CDS encoding AMP-binding protein → MDQSASAPGRSYTRGTQDKALLALTVGQAFDRTVASYPQGEALVVRHQQLRYSWQQLAEAVDLHARALLALGLKTGDRLGIWAPNCAQWCIIQFASAKIGVILVNINPAYRSSELEYALKQSGCQWLVCAGAFKTSDYHAMLQGLAPELAQHSIGQLQSERLPDLRGVISLDARPPVGFLPWSQLADLAAAVSVEALRERQDSLDPDQAVNIQYTSGTTGFPKGATLSHYNILNNGYMVGESLGLGPEDRLVIPVPLYHCFGMVMGNLGCVTHGSTMIYPNDAFDPLLTLSTVAEEKATGLYGVPTMFIAMLDQPQRAGFDLSSLRTGIMAGATCPIEVMRRVIGEMHMSEVQIAYGMTETSPVSLQTGPADELELRVTTVGRTQPQLESKIIDEAGNVVPRGTIGELCTRGYSVMLGYWNNPQGTAEAIDQAGWMHTGDLATMDEQGYVCIAGRNKDMIIRGGENIYPRELEEFFFTHPAVADVQVIGIPCSKYGEEIVAWIKFHPGHTASEGELQAWCKERIAHFKTPRYFRFVEEFPMTVTGKIQKFRMREISIEELRGRS, encoded by the coding sequence ATGGATCAATCCGCATCCGCGCCGGGGCGCAGCTACACTCGCGGCACACAGGACAAGGCCTTGCTGGCGCTGACCGTCGGTCAGGCGTTCGATCGCACGGTGGCGTCCTACCCACAGGGCGAAGCCCTGGTGGTGCGTCATCAACAGTTGCGTTACAGCTGGCAGCAACTGGCCGAGGCCGTCGACCTGCACGCCCGGGCGCTGTTGGCCCTGGGCCTGAAGACCGGCGACCGGTTGGGGATCTGGGCGCCCAATTGCGCGCAGTGGTGCATCATCCAGTTCGCCAGCGCCAAGATCGGCGTGATCCTGGTGAACATCAACCCGGCCTATCGCAGTTCCGAGCTGGAATACGCGCTCAAGCAGTCCGGTTGCCAGTGGCTGGTGTGTGCCGGCGCGTTCAAGACCTCCGACTACCACGCCATGCTGCAGGGCCTGGCGCCGGAACTGGCGCAGCACTCCATCGGCCAGTTGCAGAGTGAGCGCCTGCCGGATCTGCGCGGCGTGATCAGCCTCGATGCCCGCCCGCCGGTGGGCTTTCTGCCCTGGTCGCAACTGGCCGACCTGGCGGCCGCGGTCAGCGTCGAGGCCTTGCGCGAACGCCAGGACAGCCTGGACCCCGACCAGGCGGTGAATATCCAGTACACCTCCGGCACCACCGGTTTCCCCAAGGGCGCGACCCTGAGCCACTACAACATCCTCAATAACGGTTACATGGTCGGCGAGAGCCTGGGCCTGGGCCCCGAGGACCGCCTGGTGATCCCGGTGCCGCTGTATCACTGCTTCGGCATGGTCATGGGCAACCTGGGCTGCGTGACCCACGGCAGCACCATGATCTACCCCAACGATGCCTTCGACCCGCTGCTGACCCTGAGCACCGTGGCCGAGGAGAAAGCCACCGGCTTGTACGGCGTACCGACCATGTTCATCGCCATGCTCGATCAGCCACAGCGGGCCGGGTTCGACCTGTCGAGCCTGCGCACCGGGATCATGGCCGGGGCGACGTGCCCGATCGAGGTGATGCGCCGGGTCATCGGCGAGATGCACATGAGCGAAGTGCAGATCGCCTACGGCATGACCGAAACCAGCCCGGTGTCGCTGCAGACCGGGCCGGCGGACGAGCTGGAACTGCGCGTGACCACGGTCGGCCGCACCCAGCCGCAGTTGGAAAGCAAGATCATCGACGAGGCGGGCAATGTGGTCCCGCGGGGCACTATCGGCGAGCTGTGTACCCGCGGCTACAGCGTGATGCTGGGTTACTGGAATAACCCCCAGGGCACCGCCGAAGCCATCGACCAGGCCGGCTGGATGCACACCGGCGACCTGGCGACCATGGACGAGCAGGGCTACGTGTGCATCGCCGGGCGTAACAAGGACATGATCATTCGCGGCGGCGAGAACATTTATCCGCGGGAGCTGGAAGAGTTTTTCTTCACCCATCCGGCGGTGGCCGATGTGCAGGTGATCGGCATTCCGTGCTCGAAGTACGGCGAGGAAATAGTCGCCTGGATCAAGTTCCACCCCGGCCATACCGCCAGCGAAGGAGAGCTGCAGGCCTGGTGCAAGGAACGCATCGCCCACTTCAAGACGCCGCGTTACTTCAGGTTCGTCGAGGAGTTTCCGATGACCGTGACCGGCAAGATCCAGAAGTTCAGGATGCGCGAGATCAGCATCGAGGAGTTGCGCGGGCGTTCCTGA
- a CDS encoding acyl-CoA dehydrogenase translates to MDFAYSPKVQELRERVTAFMDAYVYPAEAVFERQVAEGDRWQPTAIMEELKAKARAEGLWNLFLPESELGAGLTNLEYAPLAEIMGRSLLGPEPFNCSAPDTGNMEVLVRYANEEQKQRWLEPLLRGEIRSAFAMTEPDVASSDATNMAARAVRDGDEWVINGKKWWTSGACDPRCKILIFMGLSNPDAPRHQQHSMILVPVDTPGVKIIRPLPVFGYDDAPHGHAEVLFDNVRVPYENVLLGEGRGFEIAQGRLGPGRIHHCMRSIGMAERALELMCKRSVSRTAFGKPLARLGGNVDKIADSRMEIDMARLLTLKAAYMMDTVGNKVARSEIAQIKVVAPNVALKVIDRAIQIHGGAGVSNDFPLAYMYAMQRTLRLADGPDEVHRAAIGKFEIGKYVPKEMLRSGH, encoded by the coding sequence ATGGATTTCGCCTATTCCCCCAAGGTTCAGGAACTGCGTGAGCGCGTGACCGCGTTCATGGACGCTTATGTGTATCCGGCTGAAGCGGTGTTCGAGCGCCAGGTCGCCGAAGGCGATCGCTGGCAGCCGACGGCGATCATGGAGGAGCTCAAGGCCAAGGCCCGGGCCGAAGGCCTGTGGAACCTGTTCCTGCCGGAGTCGGAGCTCGGCGCCGGCCTGACCAACCTCGAATATGCACCGCTGGCGGAGATCATGGGCCGCTCCCTGCTGGGGCCGGAGCCGTTCAACTGCTCCGCGCCGGATACCGGCAACATGGAAGTGCTGGTGCGTTATGCCAATGAAGAGCAGAAGCAGCGCTGGCTGGAGCCGCTGTTGCGCGGCGAGATCCGTTCCGCCTTCGCCATGACCGAACCGGACGTGGCCTCGTCCGACGCCACCAATATGGCCGCCCGGGCGGTACGCGACGGCGACGAATGGGTGATCAACGGCAAGAAGTGGTGGACATCGGGCGCCTGCGATCCGCGCTGCAAGATCCTGATCTTCATGGGCCTGAGCAACCCGGACGCGCCGCGCCATCAGCAGCATTCGATGATCCTGGTGCCGGTCGACACCCCCGGGGTGAAGATTATCCGGCCGCTGCCGGTGTTCGGTTATGACGACGCGCCCCATGGTCACGCCGAAGTGCTGTTCGACAACGTGCGGGTGCCTTATGAAAACGTGCTGCTGGGCGAGGGGCGCGGCTTCGAGATCGCCCAGGGCCGCCTTGGCCCGGGCCGGATCCACCACTGCATGCGCTCGATCGGCATGGCCGAGCGCGCGCTGGAACTGATGTGCAAGCGCTCGGTGAGCCGCACCGCGTTCGGCAAGCCGCTGGCCCGCCTGGGTGGTAACGTGGATAAGATCGCCGACTCGCGGATGGAGATCGACATGGCGCGGCTGCTGACCCTCAAAGCCGCCTACATGATGGATACCGTGGGCAACAAGGTGGCGAGAAGCGAGATCGCACAGATCAAGGTGGTGGCGCCGAACGTGGCTTTGAAGGTGATCGATCGGGCCATCCAGATCCATGGCGGGGCCGGCGTCTCCAACGATTTCCCGCTGGCCTACATGTACGCCATGCAGCGCACCCTGCGCCTGGCGGACGGCCCGGACGAAGTGCACCGCGCGGCCATCGGCAAGTTCGAAATCGGCAAGTACGTGCCCAAGGAAATGCTGCGCAGCGGGCACTAA
- a CDS encoding acetyl/propionyl/methylcrotonyl-CoA carboxylase subunit alpha, with amino-acid sequence MSAPVLTTLLVANRGEIACRVMRTAKALGLTTVAVHSATDRDARHSREADLRVDLGGSKAADSYLQIDKLIAAAKASGAQAIHPGYGFLSENAGFARAIEAAGLIFLGPPASAIDAMGSKSAAKALMETAGVPLVPGYHGEAQDLETFRLAAERIGYPVLLKATAGGGGKGMKVVEDVSQLAEALASAQREAQSSFGDARMLVEKYVLKPRHVEIQVFADRHGNCLYLNERDCSIQRRHQKVVEEAPAPGLSVEQRKAMGEAAVRAAQAIGYVGAGTVEFLLDARGEFFFMEMNTRLQVEHPVTEAITGLDLVAWQIRVAQGEALPLTQDQVPLNGHAIEVRLYAEDPGNDFLPATGRLELYCESAPGPGRRVDSGVAEGDSVSPFYDPMLGKLIAWGENREQARLRLLGMLDEFAIGGLKTNLAFLRRIIAHPAFAAAELDTGFIPRYQDQLLPPASALGDEFWQAAAQAFAQGQPKQPRADDRHSPWAEASGLRLGLPRETVLHLECEGQDRALKLDTSNGAMRLDGERLSIDHQGLRQQHRAIRQGDSLYLQWQGEMRRVTPYDPIAAVEASHSHQGGLTAPMNGSIVRVLVQAGQSVEAGAQLVVLEAMKMEHSIRAPQAGVVKALHCQEGEMVSEGSALVELE; translated from the coding sequence ATGAGCGCCCCTGTCCTGACCACCCTGCTGGTGGCCAACCGCGGCGAGATCGCCTGCCGCGTGATGCGCACCGCCAAGGCCCTGGGCCTGACCACCGTGGCTGTGCACAGCGCCACCGACCGTGATGCCCGGCACAGCCGCGAAGCCGACTTGCGGGTCGACCTGGGCGGCAGCAAGGCCGCCGACAGCTACCTGCAGATCGACAAACTGATCGCCGCCGCCAAGGCCAGCGGCGCCCAGGCGATCCACCCGGGCTACGGCTTCCTCTCGGAAAACGCCGGTTTTGCCCGCGCCATCGAGGCCGCCGGCCTGATCTTCCTCGGCCCGCCGGCTTCGGCCATCGACGCCATGGGCAGCAAGTCGGCCGCCAAGGCCCTGATGGAAACCGCTGGCGTGCCCCTGGTCCCGGGTTACCACGGCGAAGCCCAGGATCTGGAAACCTTCCGCCTCGCTGCCGAACGCATCGGCTACCCGGTGCTGCTCAAGGCCACCGCCGGGGGCGGCGGCAAGGGCATGAAAGTGGTGGAAGACGTCAGCCAGCTGGCCGAAGCCCTGGCCTCGGCCCAGCGTGAAGCGCAGTCGTCCTTTGGCGACGCGCGGATGCTGGTGGAGAAATACGTGCTCAAGCCGCGTCACGTGGAAATCCAGGTGTTCGCCGACCGGCACGGCAACTGCCTGTACCTCAACGAACGCGACTGCTCGATCCAGCGTCGCCACCAGAAAGTCGTCGAGGAAGCCCCGGCCCCGGGCCTGAGCGTCGAACAGCGCAAGGCCATGGGCGAAGCCGCGGTGCGCGCGGCCCAGGCCATCGGCTACGTCGGCGCCGGCACCGTGGAATTCCTGCTCGATGCCCGCGGCGAATTCTTCTTCATGGAAATGAATACCCGCCTGCAGGTGGAACACCCGGTGACCGAAGCCATTACCGGGCTGGACCTGGTGGCCTGGCAGATCCGCGTGGCCCAGGGCGAAGCGTTGCCTCTCACCCAGGACCAGGTGCCGCTCAACGGCCATGCGATCGAAGTGCGGCTGTATGCCGAAGATCCGGGCAACGACTTCCTGCCGGCGACCGGGCGCCTGGAGCTGTACTGCGAATCGGCGCCGGGGCCGGGCCGACGGGTGGACAGTGGCGTCGCGGAAGGCGACAGCGTGTCGCCGTTCTACGACCCGATGCTCGGCAAGCTGATTGCCTGGGGCGAGAACCGCGAACAGGCGCGCTTGCGCCTGCTGGGCATGCTCGACGAGTTCGCCATCGGTGGATTGAAGACCAACCTGGCGTTCCTGCGGCGCATCATCGCTCATCCGGCCTTCGCCGCCGCCGAGCTGGATACCGGTTTTATCCCGCGTTATCAGGACCAACTACTACCGCCGGCCAGCGCCCTGGGCGACGAGTTCTGGCAGGCCGCCGCCCAGGCGTTCGCCCAGGGCCAGCCGAAGCAGCCGCGCGCCGACGACCGCCACTCCCCCTGGGCCGAAGCCAGCGGGTTGCGCCTCGGCCTGCCGCGGGAAACCGTGCTGCACCTGGAGTGCGAGGGGCAGGACCGGGCGCTCAAGCTGGATACGAGCAACGGCGCTATGCGCCTGGACGGAGAACGGCTGTCCATCGACCACCAGGGGCTGCGCCAGCAGCACCGGGCAATTCGCCAGGGCGACTCGCTGTATCTGCAGTGGCAGGGCGAGATGCGTCGCGTCACGCCCTACGACCCGATCGCCGCGGTCGAGGCCAGCCACAGCCATCAAGGCGGCCTGACCGCGCCCATGAACGGCAGTATCGTGCGGGTCCTGGTACAGGCCGGGCAGAGCGTCGAGGCCGGGGCGCAACTGGTGGTGCTGGAGGCCATGAAGATGGAACACAGCATCCGTGCACCACAAGCCGGGGTGGTCAAGGCGCTGCATTGCCAGGAAGGCGAGATGGTCAGTGAGGGAAGTGCCCTGGTAGAGCTCGAATAA
- a CDS encoding gamma-carboxygeranoyl-CoA hydratase produces the protein MNDFNTLELLKDPRGFATLWLSREDKNNAFNAEMIRELILALDQVQSDPSLRFLLLRGRGRHFSAGADLAWMQQSAELDYHTNLDDARELAELMYNLAKLKIPTLAVVQGAAFGGALGLISCCDMAIGADDAQFCLSEVRIGLAPAVISPFVVQAIGERAARRYALTAERFSGQRAREIGLLSESYPAAELEPQVALWIDNLLLNSPCAMRASKDLLREVGNGALTPALRRYCENAIARIRVSPEGQEGLRAFLQKRPPSWQPAPTTKESR, from the coding sequence ATGAACGACTTCAACACCCTGGAACTGCTGAAGGACCCTCGTGGTTTCGCCACCCTGTGGCTCAGCCGCGAGGACAAGAACAACGCCTTCAACGCGGAAATGATCCGTGAACTGATCCTCGCCCTGGACCAGGTGCAAAGCGATCCGAGCCTGCGCTTTTTGCTGCTGCGCGGCCGTGGCCGGCACTTCAGCGCCGGCGCCGACCTGGCCTGGATGCAGCAGTCGGCGGAACTCGACTACCACACCAACCTCGACGATGCCCGTGAGCTGGCCGAGCTGATGTACAACCTGGCCAAGCTGAAGATCCCGACCCTGGCGGTGGTGCAAGGTGCGGCCTTCGGCGGCGCCCTGGGCCTGATCAGCTGTTGCGACATGGCGATCGGCGCCGACGATGCGCAGTTCTGCCTCTCGGAAGTGCGCATTGGCCTGGCTCCGGCGGTGATCAGCCCGTTCGTGGTGCAGGCCATCGGCGAACGCGCGGCGCGCCGCTACGCCCTGACCGCCGAACGCTTCAGCGGCCAGCGCGCCCGGGAAATCGGCCTGCTGTCGGAAAGCTACCCGGCGGCCGAGCTGGAGCCACAGGTGGCGTTGTGGATCGACAACCTGCTGCTCAACAGCCCCTGCGCCATGCGCGCCAGCAAGGACCTGCTGCGTGAAGTCGGCAACGGTGCCCTGACCCCTGCCCTGCGCCGCTACTGCGAAAACGCCATTGCCCGGATTCGTGTCAGCCCCGAGGGCCAGGAAGGCCTGCGCGCCTTCCTGCAAAAACGCCCGCCGAGCTGGCAGCCTGCCCCGACCACCAAGGAGTCGCGTTGA
- a CDS encoding LysR family transcriptional regulator yields MNLSKVDLNLFIVFDAIYTEANLTRAGQIVGITQPAVSNALARLRETFNDPLFVRTAQGMVPTPMAQNIIGPVRNALSLLRVSVQESRIFNPLQAVKTYRISMTDLTEAVILPPLFQRLRRLAPTVIIESFLSKRRETTKELAAGRLDFAVDAPLNTDPQVRHVKLMEDRYVCAMRKSHPLAGKDTLSLDDYLSLTHIHISSRRSGLGYVDLALGKMGIQRKIALRSQHYLMASQVLQQTDMVMTVPERFARRHDLQAFHLPVSGVPPLETHLYWHESTDQDPANRWMREQMIELCQQVTAQEKKLEQ; encoded by the coding sequence ATGAATCTGAGCAAGGTCGACCTCAACCTTTTCATCGTCTTCGACGCGATCTACACCGAAGCCAACCTGACCCGTGCCGGGCAGATCGTCGGCATTACCCAGCCCGCCGTCTCCAACGCCCTGGCCCGCCTGCGCGAAACCTTCAACGACCCGCTGTTCGTGCGTACCGCCCAGGGCATGGTGCCCACGCCCATGGCGCAGAACATCATCGGCCCGGTGCGCAACGCCCTGTCGCTGCTGCGGGTGTCGGTCCAGGAAAGCCGCATCTTCAACCCCTTGCAGGCGGTCAAGACCTACCGCATCAGCATGACCGACCTGACCGAGGCGGTGATCCTGCCGCCGCTGTTCCAGCGCCTGCGGCGCCTGGCGCCCACGGTGATCATCGAAAGCTTCCTGTCCAAGCGCCGGGAAACCACCAAGGAACTGGCCGCCGGCCGCCTGGACTTCGCCGTCGACGCACCGCTCAATACCGACCCGCAGGTCCGTCACGTCAAACTGATGGAAGACCGCTATGTCTGCGCCATGCGCAAGAGCCATCCGCTGGCGGGCAAGGACACACTCAGCCTCGACGATTACCTGTCGCTGACCCATATCCATATTTCCAGCCGCCGCAGCGGCCTGGGCTACGTCGACCTGGCGCTGGGCAAGATGGGCATCCAGCGCAAGATCGCCCTGCGTTCCCAGCATTACCTGATGGCCTCGCAGGTGCTGCAACAGACCGACATGGTGATGACCGTGCCGGAACGTTTCGCCCGCCGTCACGACCTGCAAGCCTTCCACCTGCCCGTCAGCGGTGTGCCGCCGCTGGAAACCCACCTCTATTGGCACGAGAGCACCGACCAGGATCCCGCCAACCGCTGGATGCGCGAGCAGATGATCGAGTTGTGCCAGCAAGTGACCGCCCAGGAGAAAAAACTCGAACAGTGA
- a CDS encoding MerR family DNA-binding transcriptional regulator — protein sequence MSSQTYSISDLARELDITTRAIRFYEEQGLLAPERRGQERIYSPRDKVSLKLILRGKRIGFSLAECRELIELYDPSSGNLKQLHSMLAKIAERREQLEQQLLDIEQMKLELDTAEERCTQALEQTIKNQKSAAQ from the coding sequence ATGAGCAGCCAGACCTACAGCATTTCCGACCTCGCCCGAGAACTCGACATCACCACCCGGGCCATCCGCTTTTATGAAGAACAGGGCCTGCTCGCCCCCGAACGCCGTGGCCAGGAACGCATCTACTCACCGCGGGACAAGGTCAGCCTGAAGCTGATCCTGCGCGGCAAGCGCATCGGTTTCTCCCTGGCCGAATGCCGCGAGCTGATCGAACTCTACGACCCCTCCAGCGGCAACCTGAAACAACTGCACAGCATGCTGGCGAAAATCGCCGAGCGTCGCGAACAGCTGGAACAGCAGTTGCTGGACATCGAGCAGATGAAACTCGAACTGGACACCGCCGAGGAACGCTGCACCCAGGCGCTGGAGCAAACCATCAAGAATCAGAAAAGCGCCGCGCAATAA
- a CDS encoding carboxyl transferase domain-containing protein, whose amino-acid sequence MAILHTQLNPRSAEFVANSAAMLQQVDALHTLLAQVQQGGGAKAQERHTSRGKLLPRERINRLLDPGSPFLEVSQLAAYEVYGEDVPAAGVIAGIGRVEGVECMIVANDATVKGGSYYPLTVKKHLRAQTIAQQNRLPCIYLVDSGGANLPRQDEVFPDREHFGRIFFNQANMSAQGIPQIAVVMGSCTAGGAYVPAMADEAIMVREQATIFLAGPPLVKAATGEVVSAEDLGGADVHCKVSGVADHYADSDEHALALARRSVANLNWRKQGELQQRAPIAPLYASDELYGVIPADAKQPFDVREVIARLVDGSVFDEFKALFGTTLVCGFAHLHGYPIAILANNGILFAEAAQKGAHFIELACQRGIPLLFLQNITGFMVGQKYEAGGIAKHGAKLVTAVACAKVPKFTVIIGGSFGAGNYGMCGRAYDPRFLWMWPNARIGVMGAEQAAGVLVQVKREQAERGGHPFSAAQEAEIKQPILDQYEHQGHPYYSSARLWDDGVIDPAQTRDVLALALSASLNAPIEQSRFGVFRM is encoded by the coding sequence ATGGCTATCCTGCATACCCAGCTCAACCCCCGTTCGGCGGAGTTCGTCGCCAACAGCGCAGCCATGCTGCAACAGGTCGACGCCTTGCACACCCTGCTCGCCCAGGTCCAGCAAGGCGGTGGCGCCAAGGCCCAGGAGCGGCATACCTCGCGCGGCAAACTGCTACCCCGCGAACGCATCAACCGCCTGCTCGACCCGGGCTCGCCCTTCCTCGAGGTCAGCCAGTTGGCAGCCTATGAGGTGTATGGCGAAGACGTGCCGGCCGCCGGGGTGATCGCCGGCATTGGCCGGGTGGAAGGCGTGGAATGCATGATCGTGGCCAACGACGCCACGGTGAAAGGCGGCTCCTACTACCCGCTGACGGTGAAAAAACACCTGCGCGCCCAGACCATCGCCCAGCAGAACCGCCTGCCGTGCATCTACCTGGTGGACTCCGGTGGCGCCAACCTGCCGCGCCAGGACGAGGTGTTTCCGGACCGCGAGCACTTCGGGCGGATCTTCTTCAACCAGGCCAACATGAGCGCCCAGGGCATCCCGCAGATCGCCGTGGTCATGGGCTCCTGCACCGCCGGGGGCGCCTATGTGCCGGCCATGGCCGACGAGGCGATCATGGTCCGCGAACAGGCCACTATCTTTCTCGCCGGTCCGCCGCTGGTGAAGGCTGCCACCGGTGAAGTGGTCAGCGCCGAGGACCTCGGCGGCGCCGATGTGCACTGCAAGGTCTCCGGTGTCGCCGACCACTATGCCGACAGCGACGAGCACGCCCTGGCCCTGGCCCGGCGCAGCGTGGCCAACCTCAACTGGCGCAAGCAGGGCGAGTTGCAGCAACGCGCGCCGATCGCCCCCTTGTATGCCAGCGACGAGCTATACGGAGTGATTCCGGCGGACGCCAAGCAGCCCTTCGATGTCCGCGAAGTGATCGCGCGGCTGGTGGACGGCTCGGTCTTCGATGAGTTCAAGGCGCTGTTCGGCACCACCCTGGTGTGCGGTTTCGCCCACCTGCACGGCTACCCGATCGCCATCCTCGCCAACAACGGCATCCTCTTCGCCGAAGCCGCGCAGAAAGGCGCGCACTTCATCGAACTGGCCTGCCAGCGCGGCATCCCGCTGCTGTTCCTGCAGAACATCACCGGCTTCATGGTCGGGCAGAAATACGAAGCCGGCGGCATCGCCAAGCATGGCGCCAAACTGGTGACCGCGGTGGCCTGCGCCAAGGTGCCGAAATTCACGGTGATCATCGGCGGCAGTTTCGGCGCCGGTAACTACGGCATGTGCGGCCGCGCCTACGACCCGCGCTTTCTGTGGATGTGGCCCAACGCGCGGATCGGCGTGATGGGCGCCGAGCAGGCCGCCGGGGTACTGGTGCAGGTCAAGCGCGAACAGGCCGAACGCGGCGGACACCCCTTCAGCGCCGCCCAGGAAGCCGAGATCAAGCAGCCGATCCTCGACCAGTACGAACACCAGGGCCATCCGTATTACTCCAGCGCCCGGCTGTGGGACGACGGCGTCATCGACCCGGCGCAGACCCGCGACGTCCTGGCGCTGGCCTTGTCCGCGTCCCTCAACGCCCCTATCGAACAGAGCCGCTTCGGCGTGTTCCGCATGTAA
- a CDS encoding isovaleryl-CoA dehydrogenase, which translates to MSYPTLNFALGETIDMLRDQVQAFVKAELAPRAAQIDADNLFPADMWRKFGDMGLLGITVPEEYGGAGLGYLAHVVAMEEISRGSASVALSYGAHSNLCVNQINRNGNHEQKSKYLPRLISGEHIGALAMSEPNAGSDVVSMKLRADKRGDRYVLNGSKTWITNGPDANTYVIYAKTDLDKGPHGITAFIVERDWKGFSRSNKFDKLGMRGSNTCELFFDDVEVPEENILGVLNGGVKVLMSGLDYERVVLSGGPTGIMQACMDLVVPYIHDRKQFGQSIGEFQLIQGKIADMYTQLNASRAYLYAVAQACERGETTRKDAAGVILYSAERATQMALDAIQILGGNGYINEFPAGRLLRDAKLYEIGAGTSEIRRMLIGRELFNETR; encoded by the coding sequence ATGAGCTATCCGACCCTGAACTTTGCCCTCGGCGAAACCATCGACATGCTCCGCGACCAGGTGCAAGCCTTCGTCAAGGCCGAGCTCGCGCCACGAGCGGCACAGATCGATGCCGACAACCTGTTCCCCGCCGACATGTGGCGCAAGTTCGGCGACATGGGCCTGCTGGGCATCACCGTGCCGGAAGAGTACGGCGGTGCCGGCCTGGGCTACCTGGCCCACGTGGTGGCCATGGAAGAAATCAGCCGCGGCTCGGCCTCGGTCGCCCTCTCCTACGGCGCCCACTCCAACCTCTGCGTCAACCAGATCAACCGCAACGGCAACCACGAACAGAAAAGCAAATACCTGCCCAGGCTGATCAGCGGCGAGCACATCGGCGCCCTGGCCATGAGCGAACCCAACGCCGGCTCCGACGTGGTGTCGATGAAGCTGCGCGCCGACAAGCGCGGCGACCGCTACGTGCTCAACGGCAGCAAGACCTGGATCACCAACGGCCCCGACGCCAACACCTACGTGATCTACGCCAAGACCGACCTGGACAAGGGCCCCCACGGCATCACCGCCTTCATCGTCGAGCGCGACTGGAAAGGCTTCAGCCGCAGCAACAAGTTCGACAAGCTGGGCATGCGCGGCTCCAACACCTGCGAACTGTTTTTCGATGACGTGGAAGTGCCGGAAGAAAACATCCTCGGCGTGCTCAACGGCGGCGTGAAAGTGCTGATGAGCGGTCTGGACTACGAGCGCGTGGTGCTCTCCGGCGGACCGACCGGGATCATGCAGGCCTGCATGGACCTGGTGGTGCCCTACATCCATGACCGCAAGCAGTTCGGCCAGAGCATCGGCGAGTTCCAGCTGATCCAGGGCAAGATCGCCGACATGTACACCCAGCTCAACGCCAGCCGCGCCTACCTGTATGCGGTGGCCCAGGCTTGCGAGCGCGGCGAGACCACGCGCAAGGACGCCGCCGGGGTGATCCTCTACAGCGCCGAGCGCGCCACCCAGATGGCCCTGGACGCGATCCAGATCCTCGGCGGCAACGGCTACATCAACGAATTCCCCGCCGGCCGCCTGCTGCGCGACGCCAAGTTGTATGAAATCGGCGCCGGCACCAGCGAAATCCGCCGCATGCTGATCGGCCGCGAACTGTTCAACGAAACCCGCTAA